The segment CCACGCCCATATAACTGTAAGTAAGCAAAAACTGTTTATTACACAcaaattatataagaaaaactgatcaagtgcgagtcagacttgcacacgaagggttccataccgttgtacaaaaaaaaattttttttttgtgctttgAGCTGCACAAATTCACaggtttctatttatttttataaactaaCTAGATCGACCGCgtcttcattcgcgtggatacagactttttgaaaaatcctgtgggaactttttgattttccaggatcaaaagtagcctatatgttaatccaagatataatctatctccattcttaattttagccaaattcgtccagtagttttgtgtgaaagagtaacaaacatacacacacatacaaacttttgtgttagtaatattagtgtgaaaatagGATATGTGAGAGAAATTTAGTCTTAGAAATAAACATACCTCTTGTATGATTGGCACCAGAGAATGGAACCTCCCAGCAACATACACCTCTCCTGCATCCAAGGCAAGAAGGGACGCCTCCCCCTGATCCACCCAAGTCATACATTCCTCTGTGTCAAATGCCTACAAGAAAACACAAGtgcaaatcaaaaatttataacacccccgacaagtgaaggttacagtaactagaaaagagctaataactttcatacggatgaaccaattttcttggattatagctaagaatactctggatcaagccacctttcaaaaaaaaactaaattaaaatcggatcattagtttaggagctacgatgccacagacagatacacacatcaaacatTTGGGTTggggtttaaaaataagtactataTAGTTTCTAACCACTTTATACATTTATTGGCCTCTTATGAAAGCTCAATGTAACTTAGTGGTCAATAAAGAGAGTTCACTCTTTTTATCAGAGTATCTTTTAAtatctatgtgatcaaatcagaaatgagaagatctgTAAATGTAAAAGAACAAGAGTGATCAACATAGCTCATAGTCTCACAGCTAAATTGGCTATAAGAGATAGACTATGATGCAGCCTGAAAGCCAGTATATTTGCATAGTTTTTGTCATGACCACTGATTGGATTTGACATATCATGTTATGTCAAATAACAGTAGGGATGGAAAAAAAAACggatttataattaattattattacctttCCATTAGGATAAGCTGTAAGTCTATAAATGTATGAACTAATGAAAACTGCTTACTCTTTTACATCGTATCTCAATATAATCCCTTCCAAACAGTCCCTTGTCTTGCATGGCAGTTTGTGAGAGTTTCTCACATTTCTTCTGTTCTAACACAGAGGTAGTACACCATGATACAATGTCCACACCTTCAACTTTGGGTTCTACGAAGATACCATTTGATATCGATTCACTTCCATAGTAACTAGCATTACAATGTactgtaagaaaaaaaatccaagttATAATTGGCTAATAAAAGACTAATGTtgcttaattttattaagtccTAAACTTATTAGAAGACAGAAAAAGATTAGAGACTATTTTATACCAACTAAAACAAGCttattatctttaaaaaaaatctttgactAAATTGTTATGACTGTTTACTGTAGATAGTTTAACTACTGTagatattttacttaattttgtgtgtttttatgtataaaacaaGCTTTGTTTACATCAAGTAACCTGTAGCACTTACCCATAAGTACGAATAGTAGCAGATAGCTTCTGTAGGTTTTCATTTTACTGTCGTTTTTACACTTGCATAGTTTCAATAAACTTTACACAATATCAATATTTTgttgaaatataaaatttactcaataattttaatttttttcggtTCTTTTACAGATTTTGAACAGTTAGACACGCCCAAGGACAAAGACAACTGACATTCAATGCAACCAACTTATAGAAACTAATTAATACTCAAATTCTGTGTTATTCATCTGTGTTTCATAACAATGACTCAGGTCAGTTAGAATCTAGAGCTGctatttaaaaatgaatttgaatGGCAGTCAGCTGTTGAACTGTCAAATCTGtcaaattcacaaaaaaaaaactgttgccAAATTTTTCAAGGCGAAGCCGCGTGTTGTATTTTGATATTTGTATAAATTATTGGCACgtgattaattaaaaattactacATATTTTGCATCTACCGgtatgtaataatatgttattttacGAAATGTATTTCTTTCTCGTTGCTTTTGGATAGCCTTTCCTCTAGTAAAGATGGCGTGAATCTTAGCGTTTTGTTTATTATATAGCTTCCTAACCAAATTATTTTCTGATAATATCTATTATTTAATTGTACGCGATTTTAAACtagtatttatgtatttttacagAAGATAATGGTTGTATTCACATGCGCTCACTGCGGGGAATCTGTGCAGAAGCCGAAAGTTGAAAAACATTATTTGACCAAATGCAGGAACAAGAATCCCAATGTGTCGTGTATGGACTGTTTTAAAGACTTCTTGTGAGTATAACACTtgctttatttacataatatttgtgTTTCCCACATGGTTGAAGGTGACAAataggttatatttttatttttttgtttatggcCCTCAATATCTatcaaaatgaataaaattttaaaattatgtagCTATAcactatagtatagtatagtaacaATGTAGTATCCCATATAACAGAAcagaatttttttaatcaagtaAACTTTGACAAGGTCCATTTGAATAGATGAATTAGTtgcatttttcaatttttttaaatatatatagtaGTTTATTAAACACACTAACAAATATGATATCCTTCTATTTCGCCAAACTATACAGCAGTTTAATGTATAATATGATAGTATCATGTGGATTTTAGTCCACGTTAGTTTTGGAGATTAGtgcttttaattaaataaaaacatctaaCAAACAGATATTACTTTTGATAATATAGCAACTGACTCACATCATATAAGATTGGCCTTACTGCATAGATAactaaaaaacataatatattacagTCAAAACTCTTATCTAGTCACAATACTTTTAACTGAAGAAACTACTTTTAACACCGGTTTTGGCAGTAACAAAAAACTATGAAACTTATGTAATTTAAAGAgagtaatgataataattgtttatGTTCACAGAGGCAAAGATTATGAAGCTCATACTAAATGTGTAACCGAGGAAGAACGTTACTCGGCCAAGGGCTTTGCTGCTAAGGAAAAGAAAGGTGAAAAGAAACAGAATGTCTGGGTAGACATGATACAATCTGTGCTTGACGAGCAGAAAGACGCATCTAGTAATGTCTTAAGAATCCTTGAGACAATAAGCAAACACAACAACACACCAAGAAagaaacctaaattcattaACTTTGTTAAAAATGTATGTGGAAATAAGACTAATATCAAAGATATTGACCAAGCGTGGGAGATAGTTTCCGTTAAACTGTCTGCTTTATCGAATTTAAATGCTCAGAATGCCAATaacaaaaaagaagaaaaaaatgaGCCAACTGAAGATTCTGTTACAGAAGAGAAGCAAAATGGCGATGTGAATGATACTTTAGAAAATGGTAAAGAAGTGAATGGTGTCGATAAAGAAGAAGATACTGAAAATGAGAAAGTACAAAATGGAATTGAAAAATCAGATCAAAAGCTTTCAAAGAAACAAAGAAAAGAAGAGAAGAAACGTAGAAAATATGAAGCAGAACTACAAAGTGTTGAAGCGGCACCGGAACAGACTGAAGAAGAACCCGAAGTGCCTAAAAAAGGCAAGAAAAACAAGAACAAGGAGAATTCCCATGCACAAGAACAAGTCAACGGACAAGAAACTGACAAGAACAAGAAACGTAAACGACAAGACACGGTCAACCAACCAGATATAGAGGAAAACGGTGTCGCTGACATGGAAAATTTGGcaattaaagaaaaaactatCAAGAAAAAGTTAAGGAAGGATAGCAAACATGAAGCCGATGAAAGTGTTTGCCTTCACGACCAAAACGTTGCAAACGGTGAAACCGAAGCCACTGAAACTAACGGGAAAAATGGGAAATTCAATTGGCACGAAGTAATAATATCTCTTTTGAAGAAAAAAGATAACGAATTACCATTCAAACGTTTACAGAAAAAGGTTCTGGGCGAATATTCTGAGTATACTGGGTGTGAGGTAGATGACCGCATAGCTGATAAATTTATTAAGAAATTGAAAAGCGCCCCCAATGTAAGGGTTGATAAGAACAGAGTTCTGTTACTTGATGAATAGATATTCcatgtaatttaatattttttgtttattaaaaattatcgtATATCAAGTAGAATGCGCGGAATGCAAAATTTATATGTAGCGTGCTAATAGTACAATACGATAAAATACTTTAAGAATAATTCTAAGTTTTCTGTATGGACTGATTGTAAGGCAATTACATATTGCAATTTCTTGCACTGCCCTAATATTTTTCTCTAAAATCTTTTATAGTACAGAGTCTTACTAAATGCATTAACATACTTTTAATACATAACTCAAGCTGAAGAAACCTCATGCATGTTAAGTTGATTGCATGTTAAAAGTATGTTTCTGTCTTTGATTAATGAATTTCTATTAAgtatactattataataaagtgtCAATagctacaataatattaatgaatacttaaaaatatattattgtagttctaaaaattgttttttgtttttttttggctTGCATCAAGCAATGGTAAGGTCTAAGGTTGACACCTATAGAACGCACtctgactttgttcagacttaagacagtgttaaaacgagatagtgttatatcgctggcataaatctgtctcgttttaactgaaacttaagtctaagcaacaTCAAAGTATGCTCAATAGGTCTCAGCCTGAAACCGAGATGTGTAGAGCGTACTTAATTTTGGCACTGATAATGTAGGTCTCAGCTAGTGTGGTCCGTATCCACTGTTGCCTTGAAGttgaaggtaggtaggtatttacgcCTTGTCGAGCGGTGTGCAGGCTGGACCGTACGAACTAAGCGGAGATCTCCCACCGAGCGGTTGTCTTGTCCGGTATCGCCAGCTGGCCAATGGTTGTATCTTGAAACTCCTAGGTAGATTCCTAAACGCTCCGTTAGtgcgattcagatttgcgtGTTATTCTTGTACTTCAGCTGTAAGGTACtagtgctgccatctagtgagagCGTCGTGAGTGGCGTCCGGCTTGGGTTCGTGTATCGAGTGATTGTTGATTGATTTCTTCATATGAGTGAGAAGCGCCCTCTTTTAGCGACTGTGGGGACCGCCCTAGCCTAAAATAATCAAAAAGCAGTTTTTGGGATTAGCCGCTTTTTAGCAAAGGGGTGGCTGAACTTTTTAGacttccttttttctctggtatttccagagaaaaaaaaaacacttataggatcatttcgttgtctgtctgtctgtccatccactttgtctgttgtctgtcaatacccttcaaaggaatcaaaacctattaggATATTTAGAATCTGTCCTAGAATATGCAATATTCATAATCCTCTACCATCTTGTGCAGCATAAGATGGTAgagggaaaaattcgaaaagcttgaatttattattatatcacaTAAAAGTGGAATTTCTTGTACGAAGGTACGTTTGATAAGGTAggtatgattttagcagtctatgtatgtatgtttgtttgtatccagattctgcgtgttccaccgtagcgcctaaactattaggccgattttgatgaatgaggtgtcaattgatttgttgtaaaggtctaggtgacaaaggctatattttgtacgaaaaaattgacctaacaggtgttacatcaaaaaaagtgggggtctccaaattttttttttgccattgtatcaagtgggatgtcaaatgaaagaggaaaaagttcatgaatataaatgtactacatgttttaatatttcagcgtttattaagacgatggtagtcgggttttagttttcaactttatcttgatACCAATTAAAATTTAGTTACAAACTTAACAGTTACTAGGTtccttacttacctactgaaatGGTACACTCACTACCTATATTCCTTGGTGAATTCAGAGTAGGTTGATAACCTATCGAACGAATAAATAGAGGGCAACGATCTAAAACCAATGAATATCAAATAAGCAATAACTATGATGAATAGCCTATTTGGTAGTTGGTTTTAAATCACAATCCAACGATTTCTTTAGGCTACCAAAACTACTCGATTAATCTTTATGAATGTGGAACACGAATAATGATTAATGTCGGCTAAATGAAACAGAATGATGAATCGGTTCGCCCTAATCCCAGGGGTTTTGTCGGTGGTTGATGAACCGAGGTACCTAAACAATGTGACGAGCTGTCgcgttaaggtgcccacgcactcgaactgaactgcagctgaactgcgcgtcgcgtcagcgccccgcacgatattttctgcagccgcgacgcgcgtaccgcgtagcgcgtcactgccgcgcagttcagctgcagtttaGTCCgaatgcgtgggcacctttatgagCGTAGTAGCCACAGATAAGGAAAAGAAAAGTAACAGCACAGGGTAAATACCTAGTCCCGTTTGCCATAAACAACGTCACCAGaggacaaaattaaaaatttataacacccccgacaagtgaaggttgcagtaactagaaaagagctgataactttcaaacggctgaaccgattttcttcgattatagctaagaacactcgattaagccatctttcaaacaaaaaaaactaaattaaaatcggttcattcgtttaggagctacgatgccacagacagatacatagatacacacatcaaacttataatacccctctttttgggtcgagcgTTAAAAATACTTTCTAATATCATATCACAATAAAGCTAATATTACCTTGTTTGGCGGCCAAATTGCCCATAAACACGACATGACTGTTTTAGCATACTTCGTACTTACTTCATCcccatggatttaggtttctaaaattcCCTTGGGAATTCTGATTATTCGGAGTAAAACGTGGCCCATGGCCTTCGCCAGGATGCAAGACCTAtctatatcaaatttcatcataatcagttaaacggatgggccgtgcaAAAGGTAGgtaacagacaggcacacttttgcatttataatattactagctgatgcccgcgacttcgtccgcgtggatttgcgtttttcaaaatcccgcgggaactctttgattttcaaagagtttaatccagggtataatctgtctccatttctttctgaaaaaaaattttagccAGTTGGTAGTGATCACATACTCGTTGGTCAGTTGCCACACAGGATGTAAGAATTCTAACTATTGATTGTTCTAACTGTTGGATTCTGACTTGTAAGGATATCCATGTATCGAAATCTATTCAGGCATTTAGGTGTTATGGAACAATGATACATAGGCCACAGAGAATTTGTGGTCTATgacataggtataatatactAAAATTCTTGAACTCTGGAAATATATTCATTTGTTGTGGGCAGTcataggctgagatctatagaccgcactttgactttgctcagacttaagacactgttaaaacgagacagcgctataccgctgccataaatctgtctcgttttaactgaaacttaagtctaagctaagtcaaagtgcgctctatagactTCAACCTTAGACAGGTAGGTAAGCACATTCTTACTTACATTTGGTAGATAGCTATCTAATACTGATTCGTGAAATCCGACTGAACCAGTGCCGGCAGAGCTATTTATAAATGTAGGTCAAACCTGGGTCAAACTTCATAACGTTTTGAATTACTGTTTTAACCTTAAGGTAGGTGCCTGTGGCCTGTGGTACGTATTGACTTAGGCAGACCTATCTACGTATCTACattatcaatcattattaaactTCAACTTGAGGtcagctttatttttattccgtccgcgtggatttaggtaaattctcatggaaattctttgacttttttgggaactttgattttccgacaccaaaagtagcctatgtccttccccgagatgccAGCTATCcatgtacccatcaaaatcggtaggccatgaaaaggtagcagatagacactcgcatttataatattacacactagatgatgcccgcgacttcgtacgcgtggatttaagtttttgaaaatctcgtgggaactctttgatttaaaaaCGTAGCCTGTGTCCGTGCTCGGGATGTaatctaactctgtaccaacATCGAtaaaactgttgagccgtgaaaagctagaagacagacagacagacacactttcgcatttacaatattagtattgaGGATAAAGAATGGAAGTAAGAATAATGTggattatgtataatataaaatgcgCTGGGTGGTAGTTATTggtttcaggatttttttattattcgcgGGAAATAAAGGAAAAACAACAAAACAGTTGTTTCGGACACAGAGGTTTAATAAAGTAGGGCCAAACGACCTTCGTAAATCACGAGATGCAATAAACCGAATGCCTACATCGACAATTCATCGTTTGTTTATTGCCTGGATCCTAAACATCGGAAATGATATACGTACGAAGCggtttgcctcctcgtttctaaatcaaagtcaaagtcaaaatcatttattcaaagtaggtacaaattttgtactctttttgatggtcgaaattgttaaatttgtacgatatagtggtgataattaattacgtaacttaaaactaaagctacgcgggttccaaacgcgcccaagtctgagaagagcccacaacaaactcagccggctattcttttttttattatcaccactttacaaaatcatataaaacttattagaactatcaaagctgattGACAACCGCCAAATCGAACCGCTAGgttatggaacgcccttcctgcatcagttttcccctctaattttaatataggtacattcgAGTgactggagtggagaccgcgtaccggtaagcgcagtgtgggacgacctcctgcccgctggaccgatgacctgaagaaggtggcggggagcgggtggatgaggaaggcggaggaccgtgtttggtggcgcgctcttggaaaggcctatgtccagcagtggacgcatacaggctgatagatggatggatggacattcgagtgaataggcatcttctaagcaagcgcgctgcatcttagactgcatcataacttgcCAGGGTCTcattacagccaagcgctagtctaaaaTTACCTAAAAAAAATGCTTGCAATCATGATCACAAAATAGAAGTGAGATGGGAAGTGAACATTTCGCAGCGCAATCGAGCACAATAACCGCACTGTGTGGTTGCTGCGGTGAACGTTTTCAGGTGCCTTGCTAATTCCCGGATTGCGGTGACAGGATACTGGGCCTCGTTCAACGAGACGCGGGGCGTTGCGCGGCGCGTCTTGCGGTTTTTTAGTTCATAGACACGCGAGTGGCGGCGTTCGTAGCGATAGGTATATAGCGGCACACAAATTAGCCATGggtactactactactttttgcattggtatagttaaaaacctggagagtgacatagacctGGGAAGTGATACACCTACTGTTTATCCCgcagaatcaaagagttcccgcggaatttttaagaaacctaaatccacgcggatgaaatggCAAGCCTCAACTAAGTATATGCTAACAATTAATTCATTTggtgaattattatttttcttcacagtgatttcactgGCGACTTTTCGTGATTTTTCAAATTGATTTGATGATTTTGACAgaaagtgaattttcgcacttGTGTAAGTGAGAAAATTCGTTTTTCGTGAAATGTTCATTCATTAATTATATTGAACTACTTAGATATTTTCCTTTTCTGACGCACAGTCTGTTCCCGCATCCGATCAAAATGATGAAAAACTGTTATGTAAGCaggatttttatgaaattgggCTTGTTAAAATTAAACCGTAGGTACACTTGTGAAAGAACGTTCGTAACAGCAGTAAACTTTGGTAATCCAACCTCTTAAACTTAGATAAACCTTTTATTAGCcactgtaataaaaaaaaaccatttttcgCTCTCACTTTAATCAAAGGATAATAATTGTTTACTTACCCGTCAAGTAATTATAAAGTGTTAAGTCGGGATAGAGTTTAAATCTCTAAAGGGGTCAGCTTTATCTCTTTATCACGTCACATCTTGATTAGAGACGTTCGGATTTCTAAAAGGATTCTGCGCTTTTGTAAAGTTTTCGGGGAAATTAGAAACATAGCACTTTTTATACGATCTGACCCAAAAATGGAGTGTAAAGTTGTTATGTATTCGTGTTTCTTTGTAACATGGTCCCAACGCAATTGTGCTGTGCTGTTACATGAGTTCATATGGGGTGCcgcattacaaaaaaaaactaaaatgtgttcatgaacaaataaattagtattttcaactttcaaagtaagattaatataccaagtggggtatcatatgaaagggctttctttaccagtacattttaaaacagatttttgtttatttttatgaacaaaaatgaagtttttgatttatcgtgcaaaatgtcggaaaaaatactcctgtacggaaccctcggtgcgcgagtctgactcgcatttggccggttttgcAAAGTGTTGTATTGAAtgtaatatatttaagtaagaCTTCAGCTACTTAGCAGGTAAGTTGGTAGACAGGTTTAAAACCCCATCAGGAGATCGCTTATCGCATTAGTATCCGGCGACCGCATCGTTTAGGTAAATGCTGCGGATTTGTTGCAAAATGCACAATAATTTCACTGTCTTGTTTGCAGGCAATTTACGTTATCCCATGTGCTATCGGCCATGTTTACTGCTTTGGAAAATAACTGTAGCAATTCTGTCTTATTTACAAATCGGTTAGAGATATTTTGATAGGTAAAAGgaagtttttattaacccccgacctaaaaagaggggtgttataagtttgacgtgtgtatctgtgtatctgtctgtggcatcgtagctcctaaactaatgaaccgattttaatttagtttttttttgtttgaaaggtggcttgatcgagagtgttcttagctataatccaagaaaatcggttcagccgtttgaaagttatcacctcttttctagtcactgtaactttcacttgtcgggggatgttataaatttttaatttacacttgtttcttttaaattgacatcaacataagagtttttcttttataaaataaacttatatcTAAATTACATTTTGTTAGGgcaaatgaggagatccgtagtaGAACAgtgctcaacgggttgcgatgCTGAAAGCAAGGGTCAGGGTACATAGTTCGTAGAACCGAAAGACATTGGGGtcacaaggtgctagaatggcaacctcgcaccagaaagcgcagcgttgacagacccCCTACTATGTGGGCAGtcgacatcaaacaagttgcTGGATTCAGATTTCAGGCAGTGTTACTTTAGTTCTCCTACGGatatcctcatttctgatttgatcacgtagattCCATGCATTGCTCTCTCTTttttcttgatttatcgtgcaaaatgtcggaa is part of the Maniola jurtina chromosome 24, ilManJurt1.1, whole genome shotgun sequence genome and harbors:
- the LOC123877647 gene encoding cell growth-regulating nucleolar protein, which produces MVVFTCAHCGESVQKPKVEKHYLTKCRNKNPNVSCMDCFKDFLGKDYEAHTKCVTEEERYSAKGFAAKEKKGEKKQNVWVDMIQSVLDEQKDASSNVLRILETISKHNNTPRKKPKFINFVKNVCGNKTNIKDIDQAWEIVSVKLSALSNLNAQNANNKKEEKNEPTEDSVTEEKQNGDVNDTLENGKEVNGVDKEEDTENEKVQNGIEKSDQKLSKKQRKEEKKRRKYEAELQSVEAAPEQTEEEPEVPKKGKKNKNKENSHAQEQVNGQETDKNKKRKRQDTVNQPDIEENGVADMENLAIKEKTIKKKLRKDSKHEADESVCLHDQNVANGETEATETNGKNGKFNWHEVIISLLKKKDNELPFKRLQKKVLGEYSEYTGCEVDDRIADKFIKKLKSAPNVRVDKNRVLLLDE